Genomic segment of Dehalococcoidia bacterium:
GGTAGTGTATCAGTTAGGTCGTCGTCATTCCGGCGAAAGCCGGAATCCATCAGAGCGTCTCCCCCATGCACGTCTCTGGACACCGGCCTTCGCCGGTGTGACGGGTAGAGTCCCATTCCCTACCACGGCAAACTGATACACTACCGCAATAGGAGAGGAACTTCCTCGCATCGTTGTCTGTTGCGCCGAACCGCGTAGTCGCCGCCGTGGCCTGGCGCGTTCTCAATCATCGGGCACTAGGGAGTCGGCACGGCCATTCTGACCTACGAGGCGCGCACGGTGACCACAGACGTGGCGTCGCGGGCGAAGTTCCGGCGGTACTGGTGGTTTGTCGGCCCGTTCGTGGGCGTGTTGATGCGGCAGGCTATTGCGCGGCCACAAAAGCCGATGCGGAGCGCCGCCACCGGGCGCATGCTCAGGAGAGCGGAAAGCGGTAGTAGCGTGGTGGGCCCGGCAGGGATCGAACCTGCGACCAGGCGATTATGAGTCGCCCGCTCTAACCACTGAGCTACGGGCCCACGCCGTCTCGTATTCTAACCTGTACGGCCCTCCGCCTCAAGCGCTTCCCTCAGTCCGCCGTTGTCGCTACAATGAGACACGTGCCCACTCCAAGCCATGTGGTCCAGGCCAACGGCCTCTCCGTCCACTACCTGGACTGGGGCGGCGACGGGCCTCCCGTCCTCCTGTGCCATGCCACGGGCGTCGTGAGCGCCGTCTGGTCATGCCTAGGAGACACCCTCGCCCGCAGGGGCTTTCGCCCCATCGCGCCGGACACGCGCGGCCACGGCCTGAGCGACAAGCCTGCGTCCGACTATTCCTGGTACACGCTCGCGGAAGATGTCTATTGTTTCGTTGAGGCGCTGGGGTTGAGACAAGTCGCCGCAGTGGGCCACTCGGCGGGGGGCACGGCTCTGGTGGTCTGCGAAGCGCAGCATCCCGGCACGCTGGACCGGATTGTCCTGATAGACCCCGTCCTTCGGCTGCCGAACGAGCGTCTTGACGGCCGATCCGACATGCTCGCCGAAGGCGCGCGCCGTCGTCGCATGGTCTGGCCCTCGCGACAGGAGATGGTCAGGTCATTCCGGGAGCGCGCGCCCTTCGCATCGTGGAAGGAAGGGTTGCTGCGGGCGTATGTTGAGGCGGGGACGCGGCTGCTGCCGGACGGGCGCGTCGAGCTGCTGTGCCCCGGCCCGATAGAGGCGCAGGTCTATGAGGCGGGCGGCCAGCTTGATCCGTGGCCAGACATGCCGCGGGTACGCTGTCCAGTGCTGTCCATTCGCGGCGAACGGAGTGAGACGTTCAGCGGGGCCGCGGCCGGCAGGCTGATGGAGCTTGTGTCGGACTGCCGCGTGGTGACGATTCCTTCGGCGGGCCACTTCGTGCCCATGGAGCGTCCCACAACGGTCACGCGACTGGTCCTCCAATTCCTGGGAGACCAGGAAGGCGCGGCGGCGCTACTCGACGCAGGGGCCTGACGGGGCTACGGGCTACCTCTGGGGTTGGGCGGCTCCAGGCGCTGGGCATCTTCCGGCCAGGGCGCCAGCGTGAGTGAGGTCTGGATGATGTCCGCTCCGCGCCGCACCGTCACGACGACCTTATCCCCGAGTCGCGCGTGTTCAGATAGCGAATCCTCTCTTCGATGTTCTTGGCCGCGTGTCCGTCCACCGCCAGGATGATATCACCGCTTTTCCCCGGCTGGCCGGAGGCGTTCACGCCACTTTCCTTGATGCTCGCGTCCGAGGCCGGGCTCTTCCCGCGTTGCCGGGGTAACAAGAGCGCCGCAAGTGCATTTGCCTTGACTGGAAGCGCGGACGCCTTCTACAACGCAGCGCAGCTCCACGTCACGTGATGGTGCTAACCCTATGTCCTTGCGCCGTCGCGCGGCTATCGTCGGCGTTCACGAGTTCGAGCGGCGTCAGGCCCCCGACCGGAGCATCCTTCAGATATAGGCTGAGTGCGCTTTCAAGGCCCTGGCGGACGCCGGGCTGACCCTTAGGGATGTGGACGCCATCTCTACTCCCTCGTCGGAGGGAATGAGCCTCCCGTCCATGATAGGCCTCATCCAGGCCGAATACCTGAATATCCATCTCGGGGTGATAGACTCGACGTGCGTCGGCGGCGCGTCCTTCCTCTTCCATGCGCACCACGCGGCGGCGCCTGTCCAGTCCTCTCGGGTTCCGCAAAACAGGTGCGACGAAATCTTGCTCCTTTGGTATCGCCATGCTATGCTGTACCAGTTGTATTGGAGGAGATGCTATGAGCAGCAAAGGCGGCGCGGCCCCCACCTACTGGAAGGAGCTTGCCCTGCGGCACGGCGAAAAAATAAGCTACGAGATTCGCCGGACTCTGCTCTCCAAGCAGACCTCCTTTCAGAAGCTTGAGGTCTTTGATACTGTGGCCTATGGCCTTGCCATGTTTCTTGACGACAAGATTCAGTCCTCCGCCGCCGACGAGTTTGTTTACCACGAGGCCCTGGTCCACCCCGCGCTGTTGGCGCATCCATCACCGCGTAGCGTCTTCATCGCGGGCGGCGGCGAGGGCGCGACCCTACGCCAGGCGCTGCGCCACAACACCGTCGAGCGCGTCGTGATGGTGGACATTGACGAGGAGGCGGTCAAGGCCTGCATTGAGCACTTGAAGCCCTGGCACCAGGGCGCCTTCGCGGACAAGAGGACCACGCTTCTTCACGCCGACGCCCGCGCCTATCTGGAGAAGACGGACCAGGTCTTTGACACCATCCTTGTGGACGTGACCGACCCGCTCGTGGGCGGTCCCTCGTACCTTCTCTTCACCCGGGAGTTCTACCAGCTCGCCTCCCGGCGTCTTGCGCCCAACGGCACCATCGCCGTGCAGGCGGAGAGCGCCGACATGACCGTGCTGGAGGGGCATCTGGCTATCGCCCGGACGCTGGGGGATGTCTTTCCGAAAGTCCATGCCTACCAGGCCCACGTGCCGTCCTTCGGCGAGTCGTGGGGGTTCGTCGTCGGCTCCAAGGGACGCGACCCCGCCGATATCACGGCGGACGAAGTGGACGAGACGCTGGAGGCGCGCGGCTGCTCCGGCCTGCGTTTCTACGACGGCATCACCCACCGGGC
This window contains:
- a CDS encoding alpha/beta hydrolase: MPTPSHVVQANGLSVHYLDWGGDGPPVLLCHATGVVSAVWSCLGDTLARRGFRPIAPDTRGHGLSDKPASDYSWYTLAEDVYCFVEALGLRQVAAVGHSAGGTALVVCEAQHPGTLDRIVLIDPVLRLPNERLDGRSDMLAEGARRRRMVWPSRQEMVRSFRERAPFASWKEGLLRAYVEAGTRLLPDGRVELLCPGPIEAQVYEAGGQLDPWPDMPRVRCPVLSIRGERSETFSGAAAGRLMELVSDCRVVTIPSAGHFVPMERPTTVTRLVLQFLGDQEGAAALLDAGA
- a CDS encoding fused MFS/spermidine synthase, with protein sequence MSSKGGAAPTYWKELALRHGEKISYEIRRTLLSKQTSFQKLEVFDTVAYGLAMFLDDKIQSSAADEFVYHEALVHPALLAHPSPRSVFIAGGGEGATLRQALRHNTVERVVMVDIDEEAVKACIEHLKPWHQGAFADKRTTLLHADARAYLEKTDQVFDTILVDVTDPLVGGPSYLLFTREFYQLASRRLAPNGTIAVQAESADMTVLEGHLAIARTLGDVFPKVHAYQAHVPSFGESWGFVVGSKGRDPADITADEVDETLEARGCSGLRFYDGITHRALFSPPRYVREAQARVNRVLTDNNPYFLTV